From one Burkholderia pyrrocinia genomic stretch:
- a CDS encoding fimbria/pilus outer membrane usher protein produces the protein MENVRKEVDIWTAAQIGAPCLALLGLVLPAQGHAVEFNESFLRKGEGPVELSYFEKGSSVLPGSYDVDVYLNHTLVKRQDVVFRADADGAVKPAVTLGLLRTAGVNVARLEKDGRIAAGADDTTIVDLPAVADGAAVEFEANTLSLNISFPQLYVSRTSRGYVDQSLWDDGMPALYSDYQVSYSRNDSHGHNNEYYFVGLRNGFNAGGWRFRNESTLTGTTGAGSRFTSNRTYVERDIRRLRSKVAAGELYTSGDIFDSVRFVGAQIGTDLGMLPDSEVGFAPVVRGIAESNAVVEVRQNGYVIYSTPVPPGAFEITDIYPSGSNGDLEIRITEADGRVRRFTQPYSYLPVMVRRGSLRYAFAAGQYRVQGQSSPKFTQGTLVYGVSDNFTGYGGIIAADNYVAAALGIGMNTRIGGMSLDVTTSRSRTSAGTRQGQSLRFLYSKTLYPTNTTFTMVGYRYSTDGYRTLSQHVEDTDSKYGPRIARQKSRLDVNVNQPLGSGSMFAGVGDTTYWNGEGRSRRFQVGYSNSYRNVSYSVSASHIQESGPFGRPDTQFSVSVSIPLGKASSSHRLYANAVSSTRGDFNVQTGVSGYLNDSNTVNYGVQAGYSRDGGGSGGVSAGWDTPNAKLTGNFTQDRSGRHFDAGASGSVVVHGGGVTLGQPIGETFAVVQVPKVRDVTFGGAPTVRTDRRGYAIVPYLQPYRQNWLNIDPSSVGTHTEITDNAKMVVPTRGAIVKTRFEAESGRRVQFELSQDAGGKVPFGAQAYDAKGKLLGMVDNQSRLLVFGIEDKGSIDVQWGNNSCKVSYQLPTLNKELAYERRAAMCMRAGTVVGAK, from the coding sequence ATGGAGAACGTCAGAAAGGAAGTGGATATCTGGACGGCCGCGCAGATCGGCGCGCCGTGCCTTGCATTGCTCGGCCTGGTGTTGCCGGCGCAGGGCCACGCGGTCGAATTCAACGAATCCTTTCTGCGCAAGGGCGAAGGGCCCGTCGAGCTGAGCTACTTCGAGAAGGGCAGTTCGGTGCTGCCCGGCAGCTATGACGTCGATGTCTACCTGAACCACACCCTCGTCAAGCGCCAGGACGTCGTGTTCCGCGCGGACGCCGACGGCGCCGTCAAGCCGGCGGTGACCCTCGGGCTGTTGCGTACCGCCGGCGTCAACGTCGCGCGGCTGGAGAAGGACGGGCGCATCGCCGCGGGCGCGGACGACACGACGATCGTGGACCTGCCCGCCGTGGCCGACGGTGCTGCGGTGGAGTTCGAGGCCAATACGCTGTCGCTGAACATCAGCTTTCCGCAATTGTATGTGTCGCGTACCTCGCGCGGTTACGTGGACCAGTCGCTGTGGGACGACGGCATGCCCGCGCTGTACAGCGACTATCAGGTCAGCTACAGCCGCAACGATAGCCACGGCCACAACAACGAGTACTACTTCGTCGGTTTGCGCAACGGCTTCAATGCCGGCGGCTGGCGTTTCCGCAACGAATCGACGCTCACCGGCACCACGGGTGCGGGCAGCCGCTTCACCAGCAACCGCACTTACGTCGAGCGCGATATCCGCCGCCTGCGCAGCAAGGTGGCGGCCGGCGAACTGTATACGTCGGGCGACATCTTCGACAGCGTGCGTTTCGTCGGTGCGCAGATCGGCACCGACCTCGGCATGCTGCCGGACAGCGAAGTCGGCTTCGCGCCAGTCGTGCGCGGGATTGCCGAGAGCAATGCAGTGGTGGAAGTGCGGCAGAACGGCTACGTGATCTATTCGACGCCGGTGCCGCCGGGCGCGTTCGAGATCACCGACATCTATCCGAGCGGCTCGAACGGCGACCTCGAAATCAGGATCACCGAGGCCGACGGACGCGTGCGCCGGTTCACCCAGCCGTACTCGTACCTGCCGGTGATGGTGCGGCGCGGCAGCCTGCGGTACGCGTTTGCCGCCGGCCAGTATCGCGTGCAGGGCCAGTCGAGCCCGAAGTTCACGCAAGGCACGCTGGTGTACGGCGTGTCCGACAACTTCACCGGCTACGGCGGGATTATTGCCGCCGACAACTACGTGGCGGCCGCCCTCGGTATCGGCATGAACACACGTATCGGCGGCATGTCGCTGGACGTCACGACGAGCCGGTCACGCACGTCGGCGGGCACCCGGCAAGGGCAGAGCTTGCGGTTCCTGTATTCGAAGACGCTGTATCCGACCAACACGACGTTCACGATGGTCGGCTACCGCTATTCGACGGACGGCTACCGTACGTTGAGTCAGCACGTGGAGGACACGGACAGTAAGTACGGGCCGCGCATCGCGCGTCAGAAAAGCCGCCTGGACGTGAACGTCAACCAGCCGCTCGGCAGCGGCTCGATGTTCGCCGGCGTTGGCGACACGACCTACTGGAACGGCGAAGGGCGCAGCCGGCGCTTTCAGGTCGGCTACAGCAACAGCTACAGGAACGTCAGCTACAGCGTGTCGGCATCGCACATCCAGGAGTCGGGGCCGTTCGGGCGCCCGGACACGCAGTTCAGCGTGTCCGTGAGCATTCCGCTGGGCAAGGCGTCGAGTTCGCATCGCCTGTACGCGAACGCGGTGTCGTCGACACGCGGTGACTTCAACGTGCAGACCGGCGTGTCGGGTTACCTGAACGACAGCAACACCGTCAACTACGGCGTGCAGGCCGGCTACAGCCGCGACGGCGGCGGCTCTGGCGGCGTCAGCGCGGGCTGGGATACGCCGAACGCGAAGCTGACCGGCAACTTCACGCAGGACCGCTCGGGCCGGCATTTCGATGCGGGCGCATCGGGCTCGGTCGTCGTGCATGGCGGCGGTGTCACGCTCGGCCAGCCGATCGGCGAGACGTTCGCGGTGGTCCAGGTGCCGAAGGTGCGCGACGTAACGTTCGGTGGAGCGCCGACGGTGCGTACCGACCGGCGCGGCTACGCGATCGTGCCGTATCTGCAGCCGTACCGTCAGAATTGGCTGAACATCGATCCGTCGAGCGTCGGCACGCATACGGAGATCACCGACAACGCGAAGATGGTGGTGCCCACGCGCGGAGCGATCGTGAAGACCCGCTTCGAAGCGGAGTCGGGCCGGCGCGTGCAGTTCGAGCTGAGCCAGGACGCAGGCGGCAAGGTGCCGTTCGGCGCGCAGGCGTACGACGCGAAGGGCAAGCTGCTCGGCATGGTGGACAACCAGTCGCGCCTGCTGGTGTTCGGCATCGAGGACAAGGGAAGCATCGATGTGCAGTGGGGTAACAACAGCTGCAAGGTGTCCTATCAATTGCCGACGCTGAACAAGGAACTGGCGTACGAGCGTCGGGCGGCGATGTGCATGCGCGCGGGCACGGTGGTCGGCGCCAAGTGA
- a CDS encoding fimbrial protein encodes MLLTAFESAHACQMLFWAGIIRPSVPATITSARDSGQPGTLIGPGAIANERGMSLFQCSLSGKVGKVGVKAMGTLVPNVTYDSEGKSFPVYETGVPGIGFALMAVPLSDHSVVGADWKAVRPEETLVSDRESQITYFYYVRYQAALVFTGSLATGTYTIPQRRVATTTAYAPNGAVAFSAITDLGAMTIKVTASGCTLTSGAQTNVKLPQLVGNKLKAVGAVSDESAPVTLRVNCQGAVNVYTTLTDAANPANEGTILSAHPGSTSRGVGLQIYKQGSETPLHFGPDSAVKGNTNQWLAGQVTDGSLSIPLVARYVKTAQTFTPGSLDASATFTFSYQ; translated from the coding sequence ATGCTGCTGACGGCGTTTGAGTCGGCCCATGCCTGTCAGATGTTGTTTTGGGCTGGCATCATCCGCCCGAGCGTTCCCGCGACGATCACGAGCGCACGCGATTCAGGGCAACCCGGTACACTTATCGGCCCGGGTGCCATAGCCAATGAAAGAGGCATGTCCCTCTTCCAATGCAGTCTTAGTGGAAAGGTCGGCAAGGTTGGCGTGAAGGCAATGGGAACACTGGTCCCCAACGTTACTTACGATTCGGAAGGGAAGTCTTTTCCTGTCTACGAGACGGGCGTTCCGGGAATCGGATTTGCGCTGATGGCAGTTCCTCTTTCGGATCATTCAGTTGTGGGTGCGGATTGGAAAGCCGTCCGCCCGGAAGAGACTCTGGTGTCCGACAGGGAAAGTCAGATAACCTATTTCTATTACGTCCGTTATCAAGCAGCGCTCGTGTTTACCGGTTCGCTCGCCACCGGCACTTACACGATTCCACAGCGTCGAGTCGCAACTACGACGGCTTACGCCCCCAACGGGGCAGTCGCTTTTTCGGCCATCACCGATCTGGGCGCGATGACGATCAAGGTCACTGCGAGCGGGTGCACGCTGACATCGGGCGCGCAGACGAATGTCAAACTTCCGCAACTCGTCGGCAACAAGCTGAAGGCGGTCGGCGCCGTATCGGACGAATCCGCGCCGGTGACGCTGCGCGTCAATTGCCAGGGCGCCGTGAATGTCTATACGACGCTGACCGATGCGGCGAATCCGGCGAACGAAGGCACGATCCTGAGTGCGCATCCTGGTTCGACCTCGCGTGGCGTCGGGCTCCAGATCTACAAGCAGGGTAGCGAGACGCCGCTCCACTTCGGGCCGGATTCGGCTGTGAAGGGCAATACGAATCAATGGCTCGCGGGTCAGGTCACGGACGGCAGTCTGTCTATCCCGCTGGTGGCGCGGTATGTGAAAACGGCGCAGACGTTCACACCGGGCTCGCTCGACGCCAGCGCCACGTTTACTTTCTCGTACCAGTAG